A window from Ignavibacteriota bacterium encodes these proteins:
- a CDS encoding aminoacyl-histidine dipeptidase, with amino-acid sequence MAKKAIEGLKPELLWQNFYELSQIPRPSKRERKAVEFVKQFAQKNNFNFKEDKVGNIVIYIPATKGKEKSPIIVLQGHVDMVCEKNKGTNHDFDKDPIKLINTGEWIKADGTTLGADNGIGVAAAMAISLDKSAVHGPLELLFTIDEETGMTGVNEIQPKFISGKTLLNMDSEEDGAFYVGCSGGQDTAGSFEIEFKKLKKDFIPFEILITGLKGGHSGLDIIQQRANSIKLLGHFLSQINIKYKIAQIGGGSLRNAIPREAEVIILIDPKDEKELKKYAKDFVAKSLLEFKTVDPNLNIVLKKSTNKFSKVFKTEFTEKLINVLLALPHGVISMSPDIPELVETSTNLATLKMDNKILTIGTSQRSSIESAKNKIANSVKSIFKLSGAKLTEGDGYPGWQPNMESNLLKVSKKVYKQMFKKEPEIKAIHAGLETGLLGAKFPGLDMISFGPTIQGAHSPDEKVNIKDVEKFYNLLKGILKELS; translated from the coding sequence ATGGCAAAAAAAGCAATTGAAGGATTAAAACCGGAATTATTATGGCAGAATTTTTATGAATTAAGTCAGATTCCAAGACCATCAAAACGAGAACGTAAAGCTGTTGAATTCGTAAAACAATTTGCGCAAAAAAATAATTTTAATTTTAAAGAAGATAAAGTTGGCAATATTGTAATTTATATTCCGGCAACAAAAGGAAAAGAAAAATCTCCTATAATTGTTTTGCAAGGACATGTAGATATGGTTTGCGAAAAGAACAAAGGTACAAATCATGATTTTGATAAAGACCCGATTAAACTTATAAATACCGGTGAATGGATTAAAGCAGACGGAACAACACTTGGTGCAGATAACGGAATTGGAGTTGCTGCGGCTATGGCAATTTCATTAGATAAATCAGCTGTGCACGGACCGTTAGAATTACTTTTTACAATTGATGAAGAAACCGGAATGACCGGTGTAAACGAAATTCAGCCGAAGTTTATTTCCGGTAAAACTTTATTAAATATGGATTCCGAAGAAGATGGAGCTTTTTATGTTGGATGTTCTGGCGGACAAGATACTGCGGGTTCATTTGAAATTGAGTTTAAAAAATTAAAAAAAGATTTTATTCCCTTTGAAATTTTAATTACTGGTTTAAAAGGCGGTCATTCCGGATTGGATATAATTCAGCAAAGAGCAAATTCAATTAAATTACTTGGACATTTTTTATCACAAATAAATATAAAATATAAAATTGCTCAAATTGGCGGCGGCTCATTAAGAAATGCAATTCCCCGAGAAGCCGAAGTAATAATATTAATTGATCCAAAAGATGAAAAAGAACTTAAAAAGTATGCAAAAGATTTTGTTGCTAAATCATTGCTTGAGTTTAAAACCGTTGATCCAAATTTGAATATTGTTTTGAAAAAATCTACGAATAAATTTTCAAAAGTATTTAAAACCGAGTTTACTGAAAAATTAATTAATGTATTACTTGCGTTACCTCATGGAGTAATTTCTATGAGTCCGGATATACCAGAACTTGTTGAAACATCAACAAATTTAGCAACTTTAAAAATGGATAATAAAATTTTAACAATCGGAACAAGTCAAAGAAGCTCAATTGAAAGCGCAAAAAATAAAATTGCAAATTCAGTTAAATCCATATTTAAACTTTCCGGTGCAAAACTTACGGAAGGTGATGGATATCCGGGATGGCAGCCGAATATGGAATCAAATTTATTAAAAGTATCTAAAAAAGTTTATAAACAAATGTTTAAAAAAGAACCAGAGATTAAAGCAATTCATGCCGGATTAGAAACCGGATTGCTTGGTGCAAAATTTCCCGGACTTGATATGATATCATTTGGCCCAACAATTCAAGGCGCACATTCGCCAGATGAAAAAGTAAATATTAAAGATGTAGAAAAATTCTACAATTTACTTAAAGGAATTTTAAAAGAATTAAGTTAA
- a CDS encoding ATP-dependent Clp protease adaptor ClpS, whose amino-acid sequence MQISPKLSFENPDQQLKPEFFEDTIIDAGYRVFLFNDDIHTFEEVIIQLIKAINCSFEKAKSLAFEVHVKGKAMVFAGEMINCLKVTSILEEIGLHTQIVG is encoded by the coding sequence ATGCAAATTTCACCAAAATTAAGTTTTGAAAATCCAGATCAACAGCTGAAACCGGAATTTTTTGAAGATACAATTATTGATGCTGGATATAGAGTTTTCTTATTTAACGATGATATTCACACATTTGAAGAAGTTATAATTCAGCTAATTAAAGCAATAAATTGCTCGTTTGAAAAAGCTAAATCTCTTGCATTTGAAGTTCATGTAAAAGGCAAAGCAATGGTTTTTGCGGGTGAAATGATAAATTGTTTAAAAGTTACATCTATTCTTGAGGAAATTGGACTTCATACTCAAATAGTTGGATAA
- a CDS encoding AMP-binding protein — protein MKSKIKLFDVPKISSVQEMILRSSEVYKDKLALEDLQNYPISKVTYAELKDNILRFGKALKALGLKERNHIALIGENRVQWSVSYLTLMCFNYVVVPIDKNLTENEILNIIHESDSEAIIFSDTFANIISENKNVLKKLRIFINMDKADTDGKFLSMKSLIDSQIIGDTTILPNINPEDLAEIIFTSGSLGRAKGVMLSQKNLASNLVDMLSMLMMYPEDRFLSVLPIHHTYECTCGMLCPLYAGSSIHYARSLKTVAEDMQKVKATIVLGVPLLFDKMFKKVMKAINEDKKKAFLVPKLIKLTNFTQKFGVKDLKKKIFKELQEKFGGAIRIFIVGGAAADPVVAEGLQGFGFAFLQGYGLTETSPILALNQINNFKNDAAGVPLPNVEIKIVNKDEDGIGEIYAKGNNVMLGYYKDAEKTKDAFSDGWFKTGDLGFLDSDGFLHISGRKKNVIISKSGKNVFPEEIEDQLNHSPYILECLVYGEKNEKQDEIIAAQIVVDAEAFILYSQEKNIHITDKIINETIEQEVAKVNKNLASHKKIVKFYIRENEFVKTTTQKIKRYLVE, from the coding sequence ATGAAAAGTAAAATTAAATTATTTGATGTTCCTAAAATCTCAAGTGTTCAAGAAATGATTTTGAGATCATCCGAAGTTTACAAAGATAAACTTGCCCTAGAAGATTTGCAGAATTATCCAATTTCAAAAGTTACATACGCTGAACTAAAAGATAATATTTTAAGATTTGGAAAAGCTTTAAAAGCATTAGGCTTAAAAGAACGAAATCACATTGCTCTTATTGGCGAAAACAGAGTTCAGTGGTCAGTTTCATATTTGACATTAATGTGCTTTAATTATGTTGTTGTGCCGATTGATAAAAATTTAACCGAAAATGAAATTCTAAATATCATTCACGAATCTGATTCAGAAGCAATTATTTTTTCCGATACTTTTGCAAATATAATCTCGGAAAATAAAAATGTTCTAAAAAAATTGAGAATCTTTATCAATATGGATAAAGCTGATACAGACGGTAAATTTTTAAGTATGAAAAGTCTTATTGACAGTCAAATTATTGGTGATACAACAATTCTTCCAAATATTAATCCGGAAGATTTAGCGGAAATAATTTTTACTTCCGGTTCATTGGGAAGAGCAAAAGGAGTAATGCTTTCACAGAAAAATTTAGCCTCAAATTTGGTAGATATGTTAAGTATGTTGATGATGTATCCCGAAGATAGATTTTTATCAGTACTTCCAATTCATCATACATATGAATGTACATGCGGAATGCTGTGTCCGCTTTACGCCGGGTCATCAATTCATTATGCGCGCTCGTTAAAAACTGTTGCCGAAGATATGCAAAAAGTAAAAGCTACAATTGTACTTGGCGTTCCTTTGTTATTTGATAAAATGTTTAAGAAAGTTATGAAAGCAATTAACGAAGATAAAAAGAAAGCTTTCCTAGTTCCAAAATTAATTAAACTTACAAACTTTACTCAAAAATTTGGAGTAAAAGATTTAAAGAAAAAAATATTCAAAGAACTTCAAGAAAAATTTGGAGGAGCAATTAGAATATTTATTGTTGGAGGAGCTGCCGCTGATCCGGTTGTTGCGGAAGGTTTGCAAGGATTTGGATTTGCATTTTTACAAGGTTACGGCTTAACAGAAACCTCTCCAATTTTAGCTTTAAACCAAATAAATAATTTTAAAAATGATGCTGCCGGAGTTCCACTGCCGAATGTTGAAATAAAGATTGTTAACAAAGATGAAGACGGAATTGGAGAAATTTACGCTAAAGGAAATAATGTTATGCTTGGATATTACAAAGATGCGGAAAAGACAAAAGACGCATTTTCTGATGGATGGTTTAAAACCGGTGATTTAGGATTTTTAGATTCAGATGGATTTTTGCACATCAGCGGAAGAAAGAAAAATGTAATTATATCAAAAAGTGGAAAAAATGTTTTCCCCGAAGAAATTGAAGATCAGCTAAATCATAGTCCGTATATTTTGGAATGTTTAGTTTACGGCGAAAAAAATGAAAAGCAAGATGAAATAATTGCGGCACAAATTGTTGTTGATGCAGAAGCATTCATTCTTTATTCTCAAGAAAAAAATATTCACATTACGGATAAAATTATAAACGAAACAATTGAACAAGAGGTTGCAAAAGTTAATAAAAATCTTGCATCACATAAAAAAATAGTAAAATTCTACATCCGTGAAAATGAATTTGTGAAAACTACAACACAAAAAATTAAAAGATATTTGGTTGAATAA
- the ychF gene encoding redox-regulated ATPase YchF, which yields MQIGLVGLQYSGKTTLFNILSGTENNPNVVSDKAAVEVVKVPDERLDLLTEIFNPKKTVNATIEVYDIPGLRTADDGKLRITSSFLNEVKNNDALFYVIRKFKEDSVPHPMNKIDVCEDISFLENEFLFHDMAFLETRMEKIKREILKIKDERLKREIPVIEKCMQHVEKEKPLRSLDLDESERKLLSGYQLMTLKPLVIAINFDDGSMDIINSEIQKVADLLNDTNVKIIPFFAKLELELSKLEDEDRELFMADYGIKESALSKILKASYEALGLQSFFTVGEDENRAWTIKKNYTAQDAAGVIHSDFYSKFIRAEVVGYVDFMKYKTFAKCKEAGVWKLEGKEYIVQDGDILNIRHS from the coding sequence ATGCAGATTGGTTTAGTTGGATTGCAATATTCTGGTAAAACGACACTTTTTAATATACTTTCCGGAACAGAAAATAATCCAAATGTAGTTTCAGATAAAGCCGCAGTAGAAGTTGTAAAAGTTCCCGATGAAAGATTGGATTTACTTACTGAAATATTCAATCCAAAAAAAACTGTAAATGCCACTATTGAAGTTTATGATATTCCCGGTTTACGTACGGCTGACGATGGAAAATTACGAATTACATCTTCGTTCTTAAATGAAGTTAAAAATAATGATGCACTTTTCTATGTGATAAGAAAGTTTAAAGAAGATTCTGTTCCTCATCCCATGAATAAAATTGATGTTTGTGAAGATATATCATTTTTGGAAAATGAATTTTTATTTCATGATATGGCGTTTTTGGAAACAAGGATGGAAAAAATTAAAAGAGAAATTCTGAAAATAAAAGATGAAAGATTAAAAAGAGAAATTCCGGTTATTGAAAAATGTATGCAGCATGTTGAAAAGGAAAAACCATTAAGAAGTTTAGATTTGGATGAATCTGAAAGAAAATTACTCTCAGGCTATCAGCTAATGACGTTGAAACCTTTAGTAATTGCAATTAATTTTGATGATGGCTCTATGGATATTATTAATTCTGAAATTCAAAAAGTTGCAGATTTATTAAATGATACGAATGTTAAAATCATTCCTTTTTTTGCAAAACTTGAGTTGGAGCTTTCCAAACTGGAAGATGAAGATAGAGAATTGTTTATGGCAGATTACGGAATAAAAGAATCTGCATTAAGCAAAATTTTAAAAGCTTCGTATGAAGCATTAGGATTGCAAAGTTTTTTTACAGTTGGGGAAGATGAAAATAGGGCGTGGACAATTAAGAAAAATTATACAGCGCAAGATGCTGCCGGTGTAATACATTCGGATTTTTATAGTAAATTTATTCGTGCGGAAGTTGTTGGATATGTAGATTTTATGAAATATAAAACTTTTGCAAAATGTAAGGAAGCCGGAGTTTGGAAACTTGAAGGCAAAGAATATATTGTGCAAGATGGTGATATTTTGAATATCAGACATAGTTAA